Proteins co-encoded in one Halorussus vallis genomic window:
- a CDS encoding PAS domain-containing protein, which produces MEPSREANAELRTRVRQQEVVAELGQRALETGELDRLMHDAAVAVSRTLETDYAAVLELSPAGDEAVLREGVGWREGTVGTATRFADDSHVARARGRTDPVIVDDFRTHEEFSAFGFLDGHDVTGGIAARIGSSDDPWGVLGVYATDRRSFTENDATFVRSVANVLASAIENERTQSELEEIYGRISDAFFALDEEWRFTYLNERAHELINPEGRTLVGRNVWEEFPEAIGRKFKSKYEHAMYEQETVAFEEYYPEPLDAWFEVRAYPSESGLSVYFRDVTDRRKREQRLERKERQFEAVFEDPNILVGLLDPSGKVLDINQTAMEYIDADLGAVTGEPFWETPWWGEGDEGADVREWVERAAAGEYVDFETDLTRPDGEVYTINGVFRPVTNDEGEVVSVLVSDRDITERREYERQLEQSEQRYRTLAESFPNGIVTLFDEDLRYTLAAGRAFETLPVSRDDLEDRTPREAWGEEVADALEPALRDALDGEETAVEVTYVDREWIIYVVPITDEDGDVFGGMTMAQDITERKEYRRRLEETVEKLEESNERLESFASMLAHELRNPVTIGQIYGRQLPDESDSEAVEYVTEAFDRIEDMIDVLLVLARGRKALGERTPVDLAAAAREAWEDLDTDDATLDVTVDGKIQADETYIRHLFKNLFENAVKHGGPGVGVTVGDLPDDSAGEDSTDESVGVSAESSEDEARQGARRTAGGFYVEDDGDGISADYLESVFEVGYTTAAGEGGTGLGLAFVRELAETYEWDCRVTEGEAGGARFEFTGIRNAE; this is translated from the coding sequence ATGGAACCGTCCCGCGAGGCGAACGCGGAACTCCGAACGCGCGTCCGTCAGCAGGAGGTCGTCGCCGAACTCGGTCAGCGGGCGCTCGAGACTGGCGAACTCGACCGGCTGATGCACGACGCCGCGGTCGCCGTGTCTCGGACGCTCGAAACCGACTACGCCGCCGTCCTCGAACTCTCTCCGGCCGGCGACGAAGCGGTCCTCCGCGAGGGAGTGGGCTGGCGCGAAGGAACTGTCGGGACCGCGACCCGCTTCGCCGACGACTCGCACGTCGCCCGTGCGCGCGGCCGAACCGACCCGGTCATCGTCGACGACTTTCGCACCCACGAGGAGTTCTCTGCGTTCGGATTTCTCGACGGCCACGACGTCACCGGCGGTATCGCCGCGCGAATCGGCTCCTCGGACGACCCCTGGGGCGTACTGGGCGTCTACGCGACGGACCGGCGCTCGTTCACCGAGAACGACGCCACCTTCGTCCGGAGCGTCGCGAACGTCCTGGCGTCGGCCATCGAAAACGAACGGACCCAGAGCGAACTCGAAGAGATATACGGTCGCATCTCCGACGCGTTCTTCGCGCTCGACGAGGAGTGGCGGTTCACGTACCTCAACGAGCGCGCCCACGAGCTTATCAACCCCGAGGGGCGGACGCTGGTCGGCCGCAACGTCTGGGAGGAGTTCCCCGAAGCCATCGGCCGCAAGTTCAAGTCGAAGTACGAACACGCGATGTACGAACAGGAAACCGTCGCCTTCGAAGAGTACTATCCCGAGCCACTCGACGCGTGGTTCGAGGTGCGGGCCTACCCCTCCGAGTCGGGGCTGTCGGTGTACTTCCGGGACGTCACCGACCGCCGCAAGCGCGAGCAACGACTCGAACGGAAGGAGCGCCAGTTCGAGGCGGTCTTCGAGGACCCGAACATCCTCGTGGGACTGCTCGACCCGAGCGGGAAGGTGCTGGACATCAACCAGACGGCGATGGAGTACATCGACGCCGACCTCGGGGCGGTGACCGGCGAACCGTTCTGGGAGACGCCGTGGTGGGGCGAGGGCGACGAGGGCGCCGACGTCAGGGAGTGGGTCGAGCGGGCGGCAGCCGGCGAGTACGTCGACTTCGAGACGGACCTCACCCGCCCCGACGGTGAGGTGTACACGATCAACGGCGTGTTCAGACCGGTCACGAACGACGAGGGCGAGGTCGTCTCGGTGCTCGTCTCGGACCGCGACATCACCGAACGCCGCGAGTACGAACGTCAACTCGAACAGAGCGAGCAGCGCTACCGCACGCTGGCGGAGTCGTTCCCGAACGGTATCGTCACGCTGTTCGACGAAGACCTGCGGTACACGCTCGCGGCGGGCCGAGCGTTCGAGACGCTCCCGGTTTCCCGCGACGACCTCGAGGACCGGACGCCCCGCGAGGCGTGGGGCGAGGAGGTCGCCGACGCCCTCGAACCGGCGCTGCGGGACGCCCTCGACGGCGAGGAGACCGCGGTGGAGGTCACGTACGTCGACCGCGAGTGGATCATCTACGTGGTACCGATTACTGACGAGGACGGGGACGTCTTCGGCGGGATGACGATGGCCCAGGACATCACCGAGCGCAAGGAGTACCGCCGCCGACTCGAAGAGACGGTCGAGAAACTCGAGGAGTCCAACGAGCGCCTCGAATCGTTCGCCAGCATGCTCGCCCACGAACTCCGCAACCCCGTCACCATCGGCCAGATATACGGCCGACAACTGCCGGACGAGTCCGACTCGGAGGCCGTCGAGTACGTCACCGAGGCGTTCGACCGCATCGAGGACATGATCGACGTCCTGCTGGTGTTGGCCAGGGGTCGCAAGGCCCTCGGCGAGCGGACTCCCGTGGACCTCGCGGCGGCGGCGCGCGAGGCGTGGGAGGACCTGGACACCGACGACGCGACGCTCGACGTCACCGTCGACGGCAAGATACAGGCCGACGAGACGTACATCCGCCACCTGTTCAAGAACCTGTTCGAGAACGCAGTGAAACACGGCGGCCCCGGGGTCGGCGTCACGGTCGGCGACCTGCCGGACGACTCCGCGGGCGAAGACTCGACGGACGAGTCCGTCGGCGTCTCGGCCGAGTCGAGCGAGGACGAGGCTCGGCAGGGAGCGAGGCGGACTGCCGGCGGCTTCTACGTCGAAGACGACGGCGACGGCATCTCGGCCGACTATCTGGAGTCGGTCTTCGAGGTGGGCTACACGACCGCCGCCGGCGAAGGAGGCACGGGCCTCGGCCTGGCGTTCGTCCGGGAGTTGGCCGAGACCTACGAGTGGGACTGTCGAGTGACCGAGGGCGAGGCGGGCGGCGCGCGCTTCGAGTTCACGGGAATTCGGAACGCGGAGTGA
- a CDS encoding alpha/beta fold hydrolase, with amino-acid sequence MNSPDAETRTELRGVDVAGPADAQPVVFVHGVMFTRKMWVPQRESLADDYRVVAPDLPGHGALADEDFELEAGIRRLDDVVETVARGRATVVGLSLGGYVATAYARRHPEKVDALVISGSSANPVGLLEPLTRGVSAASEAVTENGLANRAVEALAAQWVKRRELDADAEREILESGFYPRQFGKAGFDLAGVDFRSAFASFSGPSLVLNGQWDLLNRLGEDEHVIAAPNARLQVIEGAGHVCNLERPGAFVDAVERFALGRTR; translated from the coding sequence ATGAACAGCCCAGACGCGGAGACGAGGACCGAACTTCGAGGCGTCGACGTCGCCGGTCCCGCGGATGCACAGCCGGTCGTGTTCGTCCACGGCGTGATGTTCACGCGGAAGATGTGGGTCCCCCAGCGGGAGTCGCTGGCCGACGACTACCGGGTCGTCGCGCCCGACCTCCCCGGCCACGGCGCGCTCGCCGACGAGGACTTCGAACTGGAGGCCGGGATACGACGCCTCGACGACGTCGTCGAGACGGTCGCCAGGGGTCGCGCGACCGTCGTGGGCCTCTCGCTCGGCGGCTACGTCGCCACGGCGTACGCCCGCCGCCACCCCGAGAAGGTCGACGCGCTGGTGATTTCGGGCAGCAGCGCGAACCCGGTGGGACTGCTGGAACCGCTCACCCGCGGCGTCTCGGCCGCCTCCGAGGCCGTCACCGAGAACGGACTCGCGAACCGCGCGGTCGAGGCGCTCGCGGCACAGTGGGTGAAGCGCCGAGAACTCGACGCCGACGCTGAACGGGAGATACTCGAATCGGGGTTCTACCCCCGACAGTTCGGCAAAGCGGGGTTCGACCTCGCGGGCGTGGACTTTCGGTCGGCGTTCGCCTCGTTCTCCGGGCCGTCACTGGTGCTCAACGGCCAGTGGGACCTGCTCAACCGACTCGGCGAGGACGAACACGTAATCGCCGCCCCGAACGCCCGACTTCAGGTCATCGAGGGGGCCGGCCACGTCTGCAACCTGGAGCGGCCCGGCGCGTTCGTCGATGCGGTCGAGCGGTTCGCGCTCGGTCGGACGAGGTAG
- a CDS encoding 3-oxoacyl-ACP synthase, whose protein sequence is MTDEPTETVALTGYGIYVPEHVVTGEEIAAQSGIPEEVVVEKMGVKEKRVCPPDGDHVTDMCVKAAERALADADLSADELDMVLYHGSEFKDFVVWSAAANVAERVGAENAFAVESYALCAGAPLALRQAKSQLLADTPEKILLVAASREEDLVNYENEDSSFMFNFGSGASATVLEKGPADGRACATVGESAAVTDGSFSEDVVMPAGGSRNPASHATVDAGLHSLDVPNPEGMKERLAEVSLENFEEVADEALARSGYDRSDLDFLALTHMKRSFHEYLTDRLDARNYYLDEYGHVQSVDQLLALDEGLSRGLVEPGDVVLFLAAGTGYTWAATVLEWH, encoded by the coding sequence ATGACCGACGAACCGACCGAAACGGTCGCCCTGACCGGCTACGGAATCTACGTCCCCGAGCACGTCGTCACGGGCGAAGAGATCGCCGCCCAGAGCGGAATCCCCGAGGAAGTAGTGGTCGAGAAGATGGGCGTGAAAGAGAAGCGCGTCTGTCCTCCCGATGGGGACCACGTCACCGACATGTGCGTGAAGGCCGCCGAACGCGCGCTCGCCGACGCCGACCTCTCGGCCGACGAACTGGACATGGTACTGTATCACGGCTCGGAGTTCAAGGACTTCGTGGTGTGGAGCGCCGCCGCCAACGTCGCCGAGCGCGTCGGCGCCGAAAACGCCTTCGCCGTCGAGAGCTACGCGCTGTGCGCCGGTGCGCCGCTCGCGCTCCGCCAGGCCAAATCCCAACTGCTCGCAGATACCCCCGAGAAAATCCTGCTCGTCGCGGCCAGTCGCGAAGAGGACCTCGTGAACTACGAGAACGAGGATTCGTCGTTCATGTTCAACTTCGGCAGCGGCGCGAGCGCGACGGTTCTGGAGAAGGGCCCCGCGGACGGTCGCGCGTGCGCGACCGTCGGCGAGAGCGCCGCCGTGACCGACGGGAGCTTTTCGGAAGACGTGGTGATGCCCGCAGGCGGGTCGCGCAACCCTGCGAGTCACGCCACCGTCGATGCGGGCCTCCACTCGCTGGACGTGCCCAACCCCGAGGGGATGAAGGAACGACTGGCGGAGGTGAGCCTCGAGAATTTCGAGGAAGTCGCGGACGAGGCGCTGGCGCGGTCGGGCTACGACCGCTCGGACCTCGATTTCCTGGCGCTCACCCACATGAAGCGGTCGTTCCACGAGTACCTGACCGACCGCCTCGACGCTCGGAACTACTATCTGGACGAGTACGGTCACGTCCAGAGCGTCGACCAACTCCTCGCGCTCGACGAAGGCCTCTCGCGCGGCCTCGTGGAACCGGGCGACGTCGTGCTGTTCCTGGCCGCCGGCACCGGCTACACCTGGGCCGCCACCGTATTGGAGTGGCACTGA
- a CDS encoding GNAT family N-acetyltransferase has product MPGPVFLEGEEVTLHPVEESDVEFVRRCMNDPRVWRPALDVNPTNRTQAEEFFESVVCDEGSVHCLACDGDQPLGVVSLTMSKYGPSETDRSRDAELAYWFAPDHHGRGYGSDAAGRLVRYAFEDRNLRRLTAHVGSFNDASVGLLESLGFEREGTMREATWFRGDYHDAYMYGLLRDEWAAES; this is encoded by the coding sequence ATGCCAGGTCCGGTCTTTTTGGAAGGCGAGGAAGTCACCCTCCACCCGGTTGAGGAATCGGACGTCGAGTTCGTCCGGCGGTGCATGAACGACCCCCGCGTGTGGCGGCCCGCGCTCGACGTGAATCCGACGAACCGCACGCAGGCCGAGGAGTTCTTCGAGAGCGTCGTCTGCGACGAGGGGAGCGTCCACTGTCTCGCCTGCGACGGCGACCAACCGCTGGGCGTGGTTTCGCTGACGATGTCGAAGTACGGTCCCAGCGAGACGGACCGGTCGCGCGACGCCGAACTCGCCTACTGGTTCGCCCCCGACCACCACGGACGGGGGTACGGCTCGGACGCCGCCGGCCGGTTGGTGCGCTACGCCTTCGAGGACCGGAACCTCCGGCGACTCACCGCCCACGTCGGGAGTTTCAACGACGCCTCGGTCGGTCTGCTGGAGTCGCTGGGCTTCGAGCGCGAAGGGACCATGCGGGAGGCGACGTGGTTCCGCGGCGACTACCACGACGCGTACATGTACGGCCTGCTACGTGACGAGTGGGCGGCGGAGTCGTAG
- a CDS encoding Cdc6/Cdc18 family protein: protein MGGLFSDVTDTIFLNKKVLDEEYQPDEILEREDEIDEYKSAFKDVLFGRNPSNVMLYGKAGVGKTAVTRYVLDELKTETDQREEADELYVHRHNCNGDTMFSAVRTLVNGLLPEDSAKFPKKGLSRADALEEFYVQLERLGGTHLVVLDEIDHLQDANELLYELPRARANDYISNARIGIIGISNNYTFRQRLSAKVQDALKEEEISFSTYDANELRAILHNRAEKALSDDSYSDSAIAKAAAVAGRDTGSARQAIDLLRKGAEIAEENGEPMVEDDHIELAREAVKRGRLQDKIEDQSLHARLVLEAVAQLDHVGETPARSKEIMKTYRRVTAKRAEEPLTTLKSIQNHLSDLYMLGFLLRSEENEGRKGGSYHEYDLDMDADVVFEVCDELDEEDAV, encoded by the coding sequence ATGGGCGGGCTGTTCAGCGACGTCACCGACACGATATTCCTCAACAAGAAGGTTCTCGACGAGGAGTACCAACCGGACGAGATCCTCGAACGCGAAGACGAGATAGACGAGTACAAGTCGGCGTTCAAGGACGTGCTCTTCGGCCGGAACCCCTCGAACGTCATGCTCTACGGGAAGGCGGGCGTGGGAAAGACCGCGGTCACGCGGTACGTCCTCGACGAACTGAAGACCGAAACCGACCAGCGGGAGGAGGCCGACGAACTCTACGTCCACCGCCACAACTGCAACGGCGACACCATGTTCAGCGCCGTCCGGACCCTGGTGAACGGGCTCCTCCCCGAGGACAGCGCCAAGTTCCCCAAGAAGGGCCTCTCTCGGGCCGACGCCTTGGAGGAGTTCTACGTCCAACTCGAACGACTCGGCGGGACGCACCTCGTCGTCCTCGACGAAATCGACCACCTCCAGGACGCGAACGAACTCCTCTACGAACTCCCCAGGGCGCGCGCGAACGACTACATCTCGAACGCCCGCATCGGCATCATCGGCATCAGCAACAACTACACCTTCCGCCAGCGCCTCTCGGCGAAGGTTCAGGACGCGCTCAAGGAGGAGGAGATCTCGTTCAGCACTTACGACGCCAACGAACTCCGGGCCATCCTCCACAACCGCGCGGAGAAGGCGCTCTCGGACGACAGCTACTCCGACAGCGCAATCGCGAAAGCCGCAGCGGTCGCCGGCCGCGACACCGGGAGCGCCCGCCAGGCCATCGACCTCCTGCGGAAGGGCGCCGAAATCGCCGAGGAGAACGGCGAACCCATGGTCGAGGACGACCACATCGAACTCGCCCGCGAGGCCGTCAAGCGCGGCCGGCTTCAGGACAAGATCGAAGACCAGTCGCTCCACGCCAGACTGGTCCTGGAAGCGGTCGCCCAACTCGACCACGTCGGCGAGACGCCCGCCCGCTCGAAGGAGATAATGAAGACCTACCGCCGGGTCACCGCCAAGCGCGCCGAGGAACCGCTGACGACGCTCAAGAGCATCCAGAACCACCTCAGCGACCTCTACATGCTCGGGTTCCTCCTCCGAAGCGAGGAGAACGAGGGCCGGAAGGGCGGGTCGTACCACGAGTACGACCTCGACATGGACGCCGACGTCGTCTTCGAAGTCTGTGACGAACTCGACGAGGAAGACGCCGTCTGA
- a CDS encoding beta-ketoacyl-ACP reductase, producing MTVEDKTCLVTGASRGIGRGVAEELGRNGANVVINYVSSEEEAHETAEQIESEGGTAVVAQADVSDREAVDDLADSVRDTFGSVDVLVNNAGITIDRKFEDMTREEWDRVMDVNLGGTFNCTKAFYDDIESAEEGRLINVSSVVGQQGNYGQANYAATKSGMFGFTRSLALELAGSGSTANCVAPGFTETDMLAEVREDIRERIRKKIPLNRFAQVDDVACAVRFLASEESSYMTGQVVSVNGGMEW from the coding sequence ATGACCGTCGAGGACAAGACGTGCCTGGTCACGGGCGCGTCCCGAGGTATCGGACGCGGCGTCGCCGAGGAACTGGGTCGGAACGGTGCCAACGTCGTCATCAACTACGTCTCCTCGGAGGAGGAGGCCCACGAGACCGCCGAACAGATCGAGTCCGAGGGCGGCACCGCGGTCGTCGCACAGGCCGACGTCTCGGACCGCGAGGCGGTCGACGACCTCGCCGACAGCGTCCGCGACACCTTCGGGTCGGTCGACGTGCTGGTGAACAACGCCGGTATCACCATCGACCGGAAGTTCGAGGACATGACCCGCGAGGAGTGGGACCGAGTGATGGACGTGAACCTCGGCGGGACGTTCAACTGCACGAAGGCGTTCTACGACGACATCGAGTCGGCCGAGGAGGGACGGCTCATCAACGTCTCCAGCGTCGTCGGCCAGCAGGGCAACTACGGCCAGGCCAACTACGCGGCGACCAAGAGCGGGATGTTCGGGTTCACCCGGTCGCTCGCGCTCGAACTGGCCGGTTCGGGGTCGACCGCGAACTGCGTCGCGCCCGGATTCACCGAGACCGACATGCTCGCGGAGGTCCGCGAGGACATCCGCGAGCGCATCCGGAAGAAGATTCCGCTCAACCGGTTCGCGCAGGTCGACGACGTCGCCTGCGCCGTCCGGTTCCTCGCCAGCGAGGAGTCGTCGTACATGACCGGCCAGGTCGTCAGCGTCAACGGCGGCATGGAGTGGTGA
- a CDS encoding alpha/beta fold hydrolase gives MPTVTNDGLSLYYETAGDPDAEPVVFLQGWGVGRWLWRWQRRALADQFRVILPDNRGTGQSETPGGPGNVPELFVERTGRLWSNWLSMFWSPMLVDPWFRWLDGFDRPYTISSMAGDLEAVLADAGVERAHVVGASMGGMIGLQYAIEYDRAKSLTLLGSTPGGRDAVLPDPDVQMKMASGVARAADRAELRRRTRIAMSEEFADANDDLVERILDWRADADATPRGRFLQAVAATSFDANGRLSEVEIPTQVLHGTADRVLPVENGRLLADRLPDASYTPIEGGSHLFFIEEPDRVNDHLRGFLREHRAEA, from the coding sequence ATGCCCACGGTCACCAATGACGGTCTCTCCCTCTACTACGAAACCGCGGGGGACCCCGACGCCGAACCGGTCGTCTTCCTGCAAGGTTGGGGAGTGGGTCGATGGCTGTGGCGCTGGCAGCGCCGGGCGCTGGCCGACCAGTTCCGGGTCATCCTCCCCGACAACCGCGGCACCGGGCAGTCGGAGACACCCGGCGGTCCGGGCAACGTGCCGGAGTTGTTCGTCGAACGGACCGGTCGCCTGTGGTCGAACTGGCTGTCGATGTTCTGGTCGCCGATGCTGGTCGACCCGTGGTTCCGGTGGCTCGACGGCTTCGACCGACCGTACACCATCTCGTCGATGGCCGGCGATCTGGAGGCGGTGCTGGCCGACGCGGGCGTCGAGCGCGCGCACGTCGTCGGCGCGAGCATGGGCGGCATGATCGGCCTCCAGTACGCCATCGAGTACGACCGGGCGAAATCGCTGACGCTGCTTGGGTCGACGCCCGGGGGCCGAGACGCGGTGCTCCCCGACCCGGACGTCCAGATGAAGATGGCCTCCGGGGTCGCGCGGGCCGCCGACAGGGCGGAACTCCGCCGCCGGACGCGAATCGCGATGTCCGAGGAGTTCGCCGACGCCAACGACGACCTGGTCGAGCGAATCCTCGACTGGCGCGCCGACGCCGACGCCACGCCGCGGGGTCGGTTCCTCCAGGCGGTCGCCGCCACCTCCTTCGACGCGAACGGTCGGCTCTCGGAGGTCGAGATTCCGACCCAGGTGCTCCACGGAACCGCCGACCGCGTCCTGCCGGTCGAGAACGGCCGCCTGCTGGCCGACCGCCTGCCAGACGCCTCCTACACGCCCATCGAGGGCGGTTCGCACCTGTTCTTCATCGAGGAACCGGACCGCGTGAACGACCACCTCCGCGGGTTCCTCCGGGAGCACCGCGCCGAGGCGTAG